The Brassica napus cultivar Da-Ae chromosome C7, Da-Ae, whole genome shotgun sequence genome has a segment encoding these proteins:
- the LOC106425551 gene encoding CLAVATA3/ESR (CLE)-related protein 9, with translation MCIFCVALKHTFLFSLFLSSLKLYLLQERFLRTFLLSPSHQAMSPTYLKRPVMISLLLFVVVLLTASIASPTVEENRMTSRNVPYRTHPLVPRVHHPYYVTPQGSCDSFTRPYARSMCLELQRIHRSTTKQPLVYPPPPPPEIDPRYGVDKRLVPSGPNPLHN, from the coding sequence ATGTGCATCTTCTGCGTTGCATTAAAACACACTTTCCTCTTTTCCCTCTTTCTCTCAAGTTTAAAACTTTACCTTCTCCAAGAAAGATTCTTACGTACCTTTCTACTCTCCCCCTCACATCAAGCAATGTCACCGACTTACCTCAAACGTCCGGTCATgatctctctcctcctcttcgTCGTTGTCCTTCTCACAGCTTCCATCGCTTCTCCAACCGTCGAAGAAAACCGGATGACATCAAGAAACGTCCCTTACCGAACCCACCCATTGGTCCCGAGGGTTCACCACCCGTATTACGTGACGCCTCAGGGTTCGTGCGACTCCTTCACTCGTCCATACGCGCGTTCTATGTGCCTTGAGCTTCAAAGAATCCACCGTAGCACCACGAAGCAGCCACTTGTttaccctcctcctcctccgccggaGATTGATCCAAGGTACGGCGTCGATAAAAGACTCGTCCCCTCCGGTCCAAACCCTCTTCACAACTAA
- the LOC106425595 gene encoding zinc finger protein ZAT9: MEQCIEKRFVCKFCNKRFTCGKSLGGHIRTHMSNKNSADSDEDEHNKLMIDENGGQSSYGLRENPKKNKRFVDQREMMALKHQQHQPQLLYCRECGKGFPSSKALCGHMASHSEREKIVMDSQSDTEASLSTIRRRSKRAVKHHHGSSIMIQYDAASFDESDIEPEQEQMALSLMMLSRDDSGFKKGHNLVVNNSFAESSDNNSVILETKSSSGEQLKKIFKVKGFCKKDKLGGGVDHLRNGEDNGYVSDNSDSGYFRNGPKKLGSDVTIDGFLRNKAAMGFNSSENKSLNRFRAGSERSSSTKYDLRKSRTSFPTYGRKKIKYELTESVYDSGDQHSLETESCAETIKIRSKPPMVKKAKKKSKGHECPICFRVFKSGQALGGHKRSHFIGNHEHRTLVIQQHQVAHEMHTIIDLNLPAPID; encoded by the coding sequence ATGGAGCAGTGCATTGAGAAGAGGTTTGTGTGTAAGTTCTGTAACAAGAGGTTCACTTGTGGGAAATCACTGGGAGGTCACATCAGAACACACATGAGCAACAAGAACTCAGCTGATTCAGATGAGGATGAACACAATAAGCTCATGATCGATGAAAATGGAGGTCAATCTAGCTACGGTCTGAGAGAGAATCCTAAAAAGAACAAGAGGTTTGTGGATCAGAGAGAGATGATGGCTCTGAAACATCAACAGCATCAACCACAACTGCTTTATTGCAGAGAATGTGGTAAAGGTTTCCCTTCTTCAAAAGCTCTTTGTGGTCACATGGCTTCTCACTCTGAGAGAGAGAAGATTGTGATGGATAGTCAATCTGATACTGAAGCTTCTTTGTCAACTATAAGGAGAAGATCCAAGAGAGCTGTGAAACATCATCATGGTAGTAGCATCATGATTCAATATGACGCAGCATCTTTTGATGAGTCTGATATTGAGCCGGAACAAGAGCAAATGGCATTGTCTCTGATGATGCTGTCTAGAGATGATTCAGGTTTCAAGAAAGGACATAACTTGGTTGTGAACAACTCTTTTGCCGAGTCATCAGACAACAACTCTGTGATTCTTGAGACTAAGTCTTCTTCAGGAGAACAGCTGAAGAAGATCTTCAAGGTGAAGGGGTTTTGTAAGAAAGACAAACTTGGAGGAGGAGTTGACCATTTGAGAAATGGTGAGGACAATGGTTATGTTTCAGATAATTCTGATTCTGGCTACTTCAGGAATGGACCAAAGAAGTTGGGCTCAGATGTTACTATTGATGGGTTCCTCAGGAACAAGGCTGCAATGGGATTCAACAGCTCAGAGAATAAGAGCTTGAACAGATTCAGGGCAGGATCAGAACGTTCTTCTTCGACAAAGTATGATCTGAGGAAAAGCAGAACAAGCTTTCCTACTTACGGTCGGAAGAAAATCAAGTATGAGTTGACTGAATCAGTGTATGACAGTGGTGATCAGCATAGCTTGGAGACTGAATCTTGTGCGGAGACAATCAAGATTCGTAGTAAACCCCCAATGGTTAAGAAAGCAAAGAAGAAAAGCAAAGGTCACGAGTGTCCGATATGCTTCAGGGTGTTTAAATCAGGACAAGCTTTGGGTGGTCACAAGAGATCACATTTCATTGGGAATCATGAACACAGGACTTTGGTGATCCAACAACACCAAGTGGCTCATGAGATGCACACTATCATCGATCTCAATCTTCCTGCTCCTATTGATTAA
- the LOC106425613 gene encoding uncharacterized protein LOC106425613: MREQESSTHCETFLPSMSGDFNTCSWSAYRRGGDGANLHYHNGSIRDSYAAAADSSYSGGYERDFMKQTMLEHEAVFKNQVHELHRLYRVQRKLVDEVKGKNSKEEFNFSDYTSETASKRQLPGYGEGISSQACNGRLQNGFSSRDGNEVAPLKGGRKLIDLELPADEYFDSDETGDNHEITIFPQFKRSKSGRADASYQSNSSGSCLDLKNSSGLADLNEPLRWQDSEPVSLSRDMHSHYGRNNVDVHGKWLEKKTSQNGWMVLEAGHSRNTLRDQVPLPSHSAQALSSNGFQPQSYPTTDHNKVVFSGERVYRELEVRSKNPQASYDSYVESSVASNTPRLHNDYRPDLVRPWSHWSSSWENPRSISHQKSYPVQTNPYMNFVAHARTDSSFEMRSPVSNGIYHGFSSGSKEAALNFHSAGFKPNGSVGEVVKNQSLESLQGPKKQERSAGLPWLKPKPPYRSEVSNGFLDLNASTNQSINGTDTGDGLNSISPQKSLRSSASCSYNANVGRVEMINPHSRKIIGCPIFEKPTIFKEEVNHLVKRDLDINLPCDASVSADQHGTKAFRVGKEEGNKAGNFRHYIDLNSCASEDDEDSALHSSLRVKTKGIICIDLEAPPTLESEEEDRESEKSNEETWGLMKGQDGNSLDELIKEAAQAIVAISLSGHKRLPDDAASSSTDAAGKSPLSWFADIITSQGDELERKADHEGYSSGEIDYFEAMTLNLHPTKDDEYMPEPLVPENLIFEVTGSNRPRRGQARRGRPKRDFQRDTLPGLPSLSRHEVNEDIQLFGGLMKSREYTSGVAARRNSKRKRVVTSISQAPVCPSMALPVIDSVSVVGLEDSKLTGWGKATRRPRRQRCPPAGNPATVILT; this comes from the exons ATGAGGGAGCAAGAGTCGTCCACTCACTGTGAAACCTTTTTACCCTCGATGAGTGGAGATTTCAATACTTGTAGTTGGTCTGCTTATCGCCGCGGCGGAGATGGTGCAAATCTGCACTATCACAACGGCTCGATAAGAGATTCTTATGCTGCTGCGGCGGATTCATCATATTCAGGAGGGTACGAGAGAGATTTCATGAAACAGACAATGCTTGAGCACGAAGCTGTATTTAAGAACcag GTGCATGAACTTCACCGTTTGTACAGAGTCCAGAGGAAGCTGGTGGATGAAGTAAAGGGAAAGAACTCTAAAGAAGAGTTTAATTTTAGTGATTATACGTCTGAGACTGCAAGTAAAAGGCAGCTTCCAGGGTATGGAGAAGGGATCAGCTCTCAAGCTTGTAACGGTCGTTTGCAAAATGGGTTTAGTTCAAGAGACGGGAACGAGGTTGCTCCTTTGAAGGGCGGGAGAAAACTGATTGATCTTGAACTCCCTGCTGATGAGTATTTTGATAGTGATGAAACTGGTGATAACCATGAGATTACAATCTTCCCTCAGTTCAAACGGTCGAAATCTGGAAGAGCGGATGCTTCTTATCAGAGCAATTCTTCAGGGTCTTGCTTGGACTTGAAGAATTCAAGTGGCTTAGCTGATTTGAATGAGCCACTCAGGTGGCAAGATTCAGAACCTGTTTCTCTATCCAGGGACATGCATTCTCACTATGGGAGAAACAATGTAGATGTTCATGGAAAGTGGTTGGAGAAAAAGACAAGTCAAAACGGATGGATGGTCCTGGAAGCAG GGCATAGCAGAAACACACTGAGAGACCAGGTGCCGCTGCCTTCCCATTCTGCACAAGCACTCTCTAGCAATGGATTTCAACCTCAGAGCTATCCTACAACTGATCATAACAAGGTAGTATTCTCCGGAGAAAGAGTATATCGTGAGCTGGAAGTTCGTTCAAAGAATCCTCAAGCTTCTTATGATAGCTACGTGGAATCAAGTGTGGCATCTAACACTCCAAGGTTACACAATGACTACCGCCCTGACTTGGTAAGACCATGGAGCCACTGGTCTTCATCATGGGAGAATCCTAGGAGCATCTCACATCAAAAATCTTACCCAGTTCAAACGAATCCCTACATGAATTTTGTCGCTCATGCAAGGACAGATTCAAGTTTTGAGATGAGAAGTCCTGTCTCTAACGGGATTTATCATGGATTCTCTTCAGGGTCGAAGGAGGCTGCCTTAAATTTCCATTCAGCCGGCTTTAAACCAAATGGTTCTGTGGGAGAGGTAGTGAAGAACCAGAGTTTGGAAAGCCTTCAAGGGCCAAAAAAGCAGGAACGATCAGCTGGGTTACCCTGGCTAAAACCTAAGCCACCTTACAGAAGTGAAGTATCTAATGGCTTCTTGGATTTGAATGCTTCGACAAATCAATCCATTAATGGAACTGACACAGGGGACGGCCTGAATAGTATTTCACCTCAGAAGAGTTTGAGATCATCTGCTTCATGCTCTTATAATGCCAACGTGGGAAGAGTTGAAATGATCAATCCACATAGTAGAAAAATCATTGGGTGCCCAATCTTTGAGAAGCCTACTATTTTCAAGGAGGAAGTGAATCACTTGGTTAAGCGCGACCTTGATATCAACTTGCCATGCGATGCCTCGGTTTCTGCTGACCAGCATGGTACTAAGGCCTTTCGTGTTGGAaaggaagaaggaaacaaggcTGGAAACTTCAGACACTACATTGATCTGAATTCATGTGCTAGTGAGGATGACGAAGATTCTGCCTTGCATTCCAGTCTGAGAGTGAAAACAAAAGGAATAATTTGTATAGATTTGGAAGCTCCCCCTACTCTggagagtgaagaagaagatagagagAGTGAGAAATCAAATGAAGAAACATGGGGATTGATGAAAGGCCAAGACGGAAACTCCTTGGATGAACTCATCAAGGAAGCAGCACAAGCAATAGTCGCCATCTCATTGTCTGGTCACAAACGTCTTCCCGACGATGCAGCTTCCTCTTCAACTGATGCGGCTGGGAAAAGTCCGCTCTCTTGGTTCGCAGACATTATCACTTCTCAGGGTGATGAGTTAGAACGAAAGGCTGATCACGAAGGATATTCTTCTGGGGAGATTGATTACTTTGAAGCCATGACCCTTAATTTACATCCCACCAAGGACGACGAGTACATGCCAGAGCCCTTAGTCCCTGAGAATCTGATATTCGAAGTGACGGGTTCAAACAGGCCAAGAAGAGGACAAGCAAGACGGGGAAGACCGAAGCGGGATTTCCAGAGAGATACTCTCCCTGGACTCCCTTCTCTATCGAGGCACGAAGTCAATGAAGATATCCAATTGTTTGGTGGGCTTATGAAAAGCAGAGAGTACACCTCTGGAGTAGCTGCTCGACGAAACTCAAAAAGAAAACGAGTGGTCACTAGCATAAGCCAAGCTCCAGTTTGCCCGTCAATGGCACTGCCAGTGATAGATAGCGTATCAGTGGTGGGACTTGAAGACAGTAAGCTGACAGGATGGGGAAAAGCAACAAGAAGACCGAGGAGACAAAGGTGCCCTCCTGCAGGCAATCCTGCAACAGTGATCTTAACATGA